The following proteins come from a genomic window of Anabas testudineus chromosome 3, fAnaTes1.2, whole genome shotgun sequence:
- the fgf7 gene encoding fibroblast growth factor 7: MRKWMLTWNLQNLLSGLYLHAIFLFGSVCVVYSDCTPEQLAAIMNCSRQERHTRNYDYMEGGDVRIRQLFSRTQWFLTIDDDGNINGTQDPTNCYSILEIRTVSEGGILAMKGIKSQYYISMNKAGQLQGKRIYNENCNFKEVFLENYFNAYSSARWTKNGKEMFIALSQKGRPLRGKKTRREHVASHFIPMKCREEERRVD; the protein is encoded by the exons ATGCGCAAATGGATGCTGACATGGAACCTTCAAAATCTGTTATCGGGACTGTACCTGCATGCAATCTTCCTgtttggcagtgtgtgtgtggtctacAGTGACTGCACTCCAGAGCAACTTGCTGCCATCATGAACTGTTCCAGACAGGAGCGCCACACCAGGAACTATGACTACATGGAGGGAGGAGATGTGCGCATCCGTCAGCTGTTCAGCCGGACACAGTGGTTCCTAACAATTGATGACGATGGCAACATCAACGGAACTCAGGATCCCACAAATTGCTACA GTATCCTGGAGATCAGGACAGTGTCTGAGGGGGGAATACTGGCTATGAAAGGCATAAAGAGTCAGTATTATATCTCCATGAACAAAGCTGGACAGCTGCAAGGCAAG AGGATCTACAATGAGAACTGCAACTTCAAGGAGGTTTTCCTAGAAAACTACTTCAATGCTTACTCTTCTGCAAGGTGGACTAAAAATGGCAAGGAAATGTTCATAGCCCTGTCTCAGAAGGGAAGGCCACTGCGAGGGAAAAAGACCAGGAGGGAGCATGTAGCATCTCACTTCATCCCTATGAAatgcagggaggaggagaggagagtggaCTAA